In the genome of Methanophagales archaeon, the window AATACAGCTAAATGGGAGAGTATAATAAGGAGTGCACATCGCATGGGGATTCCATCCACTGCCACTGTCATGTATGGGCATATAGAAACGTGGAGGGAGAGGATAAACCACATCTTCAGGATAAGGGAGCTGCAGAAAGAGACAGGAGGGTTTACCGAGTTCGTGCTCCTGAAGTTCATGCGTAAGAATAATGAATTGGGGAAGCTGGTGAAGCAGGATATCAGCTTTGAGGAGAATGCAATAGTACATGCACTCGCAAGGGTCATTCTTCATCCATATTGTGTGAATATACAGGCGTCATGGGTGAAGCTCGGGGTAGAAGATGCACAGAGGATGCTATATTTCGGTGTGAATGACCTGGGAGGTACGTTGATGGAGGAGAATATATCACGGCTATCGGGCTCTTCAGCCGGAGAATACCTGAGCCCGGAAGAGTTCGAACGGCTGATAAAAGATGCAGGAAGGACACCGAGGAGGAGGAATACGCTGTATAAACTGATATAGGGATATGGGATAGGGATTAACACGTGCATGAATGCGAAAGTGCAGGATAATATGCTATGCAGTAGCAACGGGACTGGAACTAAGGAGATGCTTGTAGGGGCATAGGAGGAGTAGTAGTAATAGTGGCGGTGGCAGTAGCATTAGCAGGTCCCTCCTCTTTAACTTTAATATTGTGGAATTCGGACAGATATCCATAAACAGTTTCCGCAGCATTCACTATCCTCGGACCCGGTCTGTCAATTATATCCCCATCTATCAGGTAAACCCTGTTATTTCGCACTGCATCTACTATTTTCAGTCTATCATCACTCACTATCTCCTCATACGCCTTGCTCATGCTTCCCATTCCTCTATCGCAGATAATAACCTGTGGATTCTTAGCAATGAGCTCTTCTATGCTCATCTGGAAATAGCCAGTTTTATCAGCAGCGATGTTCCTGCCTCCTGCGGTCTCAATTATTTCGTTTACAAATGTGTCGTTACCCGCGGTATAGAAACCACCTATATCATAAAATACTGTTGGAGCTGCTGCCTGCTGAGAGCCCCTCATAGCTCTCGCTTTCGCTCTTATCGCATCCAACCTGCTATCTATAGCCGCAACTAAATCAGTGGCGTTGCGCTCTTCGCCTGTTACTCTACCCACCAGCTCAATATCTGCCAGTATCCCACTGATATTCTTTGGATTCAGTCCTAAGATGGGTATACCCAGCTCCTCCAGCCGCTCAAACGTATCCTTACCGTTAATGCTACAGCCAATGACGATATCAGGATTCAGTGCAACCACTTTCTCTATGCTCACGGTGGAGACGCCGCCTACCTTGGGGCGTGTCTTTGCAGCAGGAGGGTAATTACAGTATTCAGTCACGCCAACGACTCTATCTCCAGCGCCAATAGCGAATAGGATCTCGGTATTGGAGGGCGATAGAGAGATAATTCTCGCGGGTACACCATTCAGTGTGACATTCCTGCCAAAATCATCGGTCACTGTGATCCCCTTCGGAGCAACCTGGTAATGGATGGACGTGATTGCACCCACCAGGATTAGCGAAAGCAAAATGCATGCAATGATAATGACCTTTTGCTTTGACATTGTTCCTTTTCTTCTCTATTAGATGTTTATATTTAAAACTTTCCTTACGGATAACACGTATTCTCAATAGAGAAAACATCTATGCCCCTATTAGATTCCATAATCGCATAAAACTCTCACCCAAATGGATAACACATAACATATCGAAAAGCTTTTATATATCATTTTCCGCTATAAAAATCAGGTAATGCACTCTAACAAATAAATAGAAACGAAATGATAATAGCAGAAATTGCGGTCGTGCCGATAGGTACAAAGACGCCAAGCGTAAGTAGATACGTATCAAAAGCAGTGGATGAGTTGAAAAGGTTGGGATTGAGACCCGAACTCACAGCTATGGGCACGATATTTGAAGCAGA includes:
- a CDS encoding ABC transporter substrate-binding protein; the protein is MSKQKVIIIACILLSLILVGAITSIHYQVAPKGITVTDDFGRNVTLNGVPARIISLSPSNTEILFAIGAGDRVVGVTEYCNYPPAAKTRPKVGGVSTVSIEKVVALNPDIVIGCSINGKDTFERLEELGIPILGLNPKNISGILADIELVGRVTGEERNATDLVAAIDSRLDAIRAKARAMRGSQQAAAPTVFYDIGGFYTAGNDTFVNEIIETAGGRNIAADKTGYFQMSIEELIAKNPQVIICDRGMGSMSKAYEEIVSDDRLKIVDAVRNNRVYLIDGDIIDRPGPRIVNAAETVYGYLSEFHNIKVKEEGPANATATATITTTPPMPLQASP